In a single window of the Schistocerca americana isolate TAMUIC-IGC-003095 chromosome X, iqSchAmer2.1, whole genome shotgun sequence genome:
- the LOC124555834 gene encoding collagen alpha-1(I) chain-like: protein MHPPRRRRKGCGGAPAINTRAGGGRRQSSVGSHTSNNNHNRQVLIHWTRRASAMMRLVLFLVLFSICEITQAEEGYKYEKPTKPFITGTPGLRPGTAGPGGFAPGVGAGPAAKPGFPGPSGYPSSGPGGTPAGFPSGSQPGRPGAGGPSGYPSGGPSAGRPGGTVPGRPGTTGGPGRPIIQGDVGGNGYPSGGPGSFGPSGPFGPGAGRPGILGQPNGPGTPGTQGSVGYPSGRPGTGRPGGPGTIGGGGYPTGGPGVFRPSDSFGTGIGRPGVSGRPGGPGAAGYPSGGPGGLGPGGPFSPGAGGRPGGVGGLGQLGGTGITGRPGAPGSPGGPGGPGGPGVPGAPAGQGYPSGGPGGFGPSGPFGPGAGRPGGVGGPGGPAGPGYPSGGPGGFGPSGPFGPSAGRPGGQGGAGITGRPGAPGTPGGPGGPGGPGGPGGPAGPGYPSGGPGGFSPSGPLGPGAGRPGGPGRPGGAVGPGYPSGGPGGFGPSGTLGPGRPGAVGGPGGQGYPSGGPGGFGPSGPFGPGAGRPGSPGRPGIAGRPGTPGTPGGPGGPGGPGGAGGPAGPGYPSGGPGGFGPSGPFGPGKPGAPGGPGGPGGPGYPSGGPGGFGPSGPFGPGGGRPGTQGQPGIPGRPGTPGAPGGPGGPGGPTGPGYPSGGPGGFGPSGPFGPGAGRPGGFGRPGGPGGPGGPGYPSGGPGGFGPSGPFGPSAGRPGTPGQPGFPGRPGTSGASGGPGGPGGPGGPGGPTSPGYPTGGPGGFGPSVPFGPGGGRPGTPGRPGTPVRPSAPGTPGGPGGPGGPGGPGGPGGPFGPGYPSGGPGGFGPTGPFGPGGPGIPGRPGRPGTPGGPGGPGGPGAPGRPGGPGYPSGGPGGFGPSGPFGPGAGQPGRPGGPGGPGGPGGPGRPGTGYPSGAPGGFGPSGPFGPGAGRPGGPSRPGGPGAPGSPGGPGGPSGPGGPSGPSGPFGPGAGRPGGQGGPGVPGQPGGGFKPSGPYGPGYPGGPSGGVGRPGRPGGVLGDATGPGGPGGPSGPTGYPSGGIGGRPGGVGPGGPFGPTGPTGPTGPTGPTGPTGPTGPGGPTGGVGGVGGIGGTGPTGPPGPSGPYPSGPAGPNGPYPEGSPGPDGPFPTGSPGPGPYDEGDYSAIPGEPGVDYPIYSEVPATSFSCSQQKFPGYYADVETQCQAFHICANNRTYDFLCPNGTVFHQEYFVCVWWNQFDCSRAPGLYNLNEFIYDYTIFGSPGAELLKPSGPGGFPGGTGTGATQGRPFSPGSGVTRPAGPTGPIRPGTPGSIGTGIVKPGGTFPSVTPGVTGGSGGPVAGYPRPGGPGGVGGILGDGITGPSSGGVPPSGFPGSQIGPTRPSGPSTGLPGGTGGVGQIGRPTGGYPRPGTGRPGLADTGTQPAYPDRQYLPPRNS, encoded by the exons ATGCACCCGCCGCGTCGCCGTAGGAAGGGATGCGGCGGTGCCCCCGCTATAAATACTCGCGCCGGAGGTGGAAGGCGTCAGTCTAGTGTCGGCTCCCACACAAGTAACAACAATCACAATCGGCAG GTGTTGATCCACTGGACAAGACGCGCCAGCGCCATGATGCGGTTGGTGCTTTTTCTAG TCCTCTTCAGCATATGTGAAATCACTCAG GCTGAGGAAGGCTACAAGTATGAAAAACCAACGAAGCCTTTCATCACTGGAACACCAGGTCTAAGACCAGGAACAGCAGGCCCAGGAGGATTTGCACCTGGAGTGGGAGCTGGACCAGCTGCAAAACCCGGTTTTCCTGGACCCAGTGGCTACCCTTCTAGTGGTCCTGGAGGAACACCTGCAGGATTTCCATCTGGCAGTCAACCAGGAAGACCTGGAGCAGGCGGACCATCTGGATATCCATCTGGGGGACCAAGTGCCGGCAGACCAGGTGGCACCGTTCCTGGAAGACCTGGGACAACAGGAGGACCAGGTCGTCCAATTATTCAAGGAGATGTTGGAGGCAATGGATATCCATCAGGAGGGCCTGGCAGTTTCGGACCAAGTGGTCCATTTGGACCTGGTGCTGGACGACCTGGAATATTGGGGCAGCCTAATGGTCCAGGCACTCCTGGAACTCAAGGCAGTGTTGGTTACCCTTCTGGAAGACCTGGTACAGGAAGACCAGGTGGTCCAGGTACAATAGGAGGTGGAGGTTATCCTACAGGTGGGCCTGGAGTATTCCGTCCTAGTGATTCATTTGGTACAGGCATTGGAAGACCTGGAGTTTCAGGAAGACCAGGAGGACCAGGTGCTGCAGGATATCCTTCTGGAGGTCCTGGAGGACTTGGGCCTGGTGGTCCCTTTAGTCCTGGTGCTGGTGGAAGGCCTGGAGGTGTTGGAGGTCTAGGACAGCTAGGTGGCACTGGAATAACAGGAAGGCCAGGTGCTCCAGGCAGTCCAGGTGGTCCTGGTGGTCCAGGAGGACCTGGGGTTCCTGGAGCCCCTGCTGGCCAAGGGTATCCATCAGGAGGACCTGGAGGATTTGGTCCTAGTGGTCCTTTTGGACCTGGTGCTGGTAGGCCAGGAGGAGTTGGAGGCCCAGGGGGACCTGCTGGTCCTGGGTATCCATCAGGTGGGCCTGGAGGCTTTGGTCCTAGTGGTCCATTTGGGCCCAGTGCTGGTCGTCCAGGAGGTCAAGGTGGAGCTGGAATAACAGGAAGACCAGGTGCTCCAGGAACACCTGGTGGTCCTGGTGGTCCTGGAGGACCTGGAGGTCCAGGAGGACCTGCTGGTCCTGGATATCCCTCTGGTGGGCCTGGAGGATTTAGCCCTAGTGGTCCATTAGGACCTGGTGCAGGTCGGCCAGGAGGACCTGGACGACCAGGAGGAGCTGTTGGTCCTGGATATCCATCTGGTGGGCCTGGGGGATTTGGTCCTAGTGGTACACTTGGTCCTGGTAGACCAGGGGCTGTAGGAGGTCCGGGAGGGCAAGGTTATCCATCAGGAGGACCTGGTGGGTTTGGTCCTAGCGGTCCATTTGGACCAGGTGCTGGTCGCCCAGGAAGCCCTGGTAGACCAGGAATAGCAGGAAGACCAGGCACTCCAGGTACACCAGGTGGTCCTGGTGGTCCAGGAGGTCCAGGTGGTGCAGGGGGACCAGCTGGTCCCGGATACCCATCAGGTGGTCCTGGAGGATTTGGTCCTAGTGGTCCCTTTGGCCCTGGTAAGCCTGGGGCTCCAGGAGGGCCAGGAGGTCCAGGAGGGCCAGGTTATCCATCAGGAGGACCTGGTGGATTTGGTCCTAGTGGTCCATTTGGACCTGGTGGTGGTCGGCCAGGAACACAAGGTCAGCCAGGAATCCCAGGCAGGCCAGGTACACCTGGGGCACCTGGAGGTCCTGGTGGTCCAGGTGGACCAACTGGTCCTGGATATCCTTCAGGTGGACCTGGAGGATTTGGTCCTAGTGGACCTTTTGGTCCTGGTGCTGGAAGACCAGGTGGTTTTGGAAGACCTGGTGGTCCAGGAGGGCCAGGTGGCCCAGGATACCCATCAGGTGGGCCAGGAGGGTTTGGTCCCAGTGGTCCATTTGGACCTTCTGCTGGTCGGCCAGGAACACCTGGTCAGCCAGGATTCCCAGGCAGGCCAGGTACATCTGGTGCATCAGGTGGTCCAGGCGGACCTGGAGGCCCTGGTGGTCCAGGAGGTCCAACCAGTCCTGGATACCCAACAGGTGGACCTGGAGGATTTGGTCCTAGTGTTCCATTTGGACCTGGTGGTGGACGCCCAGGTACTCCAGGTCGTCCAGGAACCCCAGTAAGGCCAAGTGCTCCTGGTACTCCAGGTGGTCCAGGAGGTCCAGGAGGCCCAGGAGGTCCTGGTGGTCCAGGAGGGCCATTTGGTCCTGGATATCCGTCTGGAGGTCCTGGTGGATTTGGCCCTACTGGCCCATTTGGTCCAGGAGGTCCTGGTATACCAGGTAGACCTGGCCGTCCTGGTACACCAGGTGGTCCTGGAGGTCCAGGTGGTCCTGGAGCTCCTGGAAGGCCTGGTGGTCCTGGATATCCATCAGGTGGGCCTGGAGGATTTGGGCCAAGTGGCCCTTTCGGTCCAGGTGCTGGTCAGCCTGGTCGCCCTGGTGGACCAGGGGGTCCAGGAGGCCCTGGAGGCCCAGGTAGGCCAGGAACAGGGTACCCTTCAGGTGCACCTGGAGGATTTGGTCCTAGTGGTCCATTTGGCCCTGGTGCTGGTCGGCCAGGAGGCCCAAGTCGGCCTGGTGGTCCAGGGGCTCCAGGTTCTCCAGGTGGACCTGGGGGACCAAGTGGTCCAGGAGGACCTTCTGGTCCCAGTGGCCCATTTGGTCCTGGTGCTGGTAGACCTGGAGGACAAGGGGGCCCTGGTGTACCTGGACAACCAGGTGGTGGATTTAAGCCAAGTGGTCCATATGGCCCTGGTTATCCTGGAGGTCCTTCAGGTGGTGTTGGTCGACCTGGCCGtcctggtggtgtgttaggtgatgctACTGGTCCTGGAGGGCCAGGTGGTCCTTCTGGTCCCACAGGCTATCCTTCTGGTGGCATTGGAGGCAGGCCAGGTGGAGTTGGTCCTGGTGGTCCTTTTGGTCCTACTGGCCCTACTGGACCTACTGGTCCTACTGGACCTACTGGTCCTACTGGGCCTACAGGTCCTGGAGGACCAactggtggtgttggtggtgttgGTGGAATCGGTGGAACTGGCCCAACTGGACCTCCAGGGCCAAGTGGACCATATCCTAGTGGGCCTGCTGGCCCCAATGGTCCATATCCAGAAGGATCACCTGGTCCTGATGGTCCTTTCCCAACAGGTTCCCCTGGTCCTGGGCCATACGATGAAGGAGATTATTCTGCTATTCCTGGAGAACCAGGAGTAGATTATCCCATATATTCTGAAGTACCTGCTACTTCATTTAGTTGCAGTCAGCAGAAATTCCCTGGATACTATGCTGATGTGGAGACACAGTGTCAGGCATTCCATATTTGTGCTAACAATCGCACATATGATTTCCTGTGCCCTAATGGTACAGTGTTCCATCAGGAATATTTCGTTTGTGTTTGGTGGAATCAGTTTGACTGTAGCAGAGCTCCAGGGTTGTATAATCTGAATGAATTTATTTATGACTATACAATATTTGGAAGCCCTGGTGCAGAACTACTCAAACCTTCTGGTCCTGGAGGATTCCCAGGTGGAACAGGTACTGGAGCTACTCAAGGCCGTCCATTTAGTCCCGGCAGTGGTGTAACTCGTCCAGCTGGACCCACTGGGCCCATTCGTCCTGGAACACCTGGTAGTATAGGAACTGGAATAGTAAAGCCTGGTGGAACATTTCCATCTGTAACCCCTGGAGTGACTGGTGGAAGTGGTGGTCCTGTCGCTGGATATCCACGTCCTGGTGGGCCAGGTGGAGTTGGTGGCATTCTTGGTGATGGAATAACTGGACCTTCTTCTGGTGGAGTACCACCGTCAGGATTTCCTGGTAGTCAGATAGGACCAACACGCCCTTCAGGTCCCAGCACAGGCCTACCTGGTGGTACTGGTGGAGTAGGGCAAATTGGTCGACCAACAGGCGGCTACCCAAGGCCAGGTACAGGCAGACCGGGACTGGCTGATACTGGAACACAACCAGCCTACCCAGACAGACAGTATTTGCCTCCTAGGAACTCTTAA